One genomic window of Desulfuromonas sp. AOP6 includes the following:
- the mazG gene encoding nucleoside triphosphate pyrophosphohydrolase, producing the protein MTRTAEAINRLVSIIETLRSPSGCPWDAAQTSATLKPFLLEETYEVLEAIDSGKPDALREELGDLLMQIVFHARIFEEKQQFDLADVANEISKKLIRRHPHVFEKSTELDQASLREQWNHIKNKEKTKKDESPNLFSGIPTSLPALARARKTMERTNPKDIEVQHQEKAYKEVSHGLSRLKLDDQTQAETELGEILFSLAKLCYVSKIDPEEALRKATNRYMSFYLK; encoded by the coding sequence ATGACCAGAACCGCAGAGGCTATCAACCGGCTCGTATCCATCATTGAAACATTAAGATCTCCCTCTGGCTGCCCCTGGGATGCAGCACAGACATCAGCCACCCTGAAACCTTTTCTTCTTGAAGAAACCTATGAGGTTCTTGAGGCCATTGACAGTGGGAAACCGGATGCCCTCAGAGAAGAACTAGGCGATCTGTTGATGCAGATTGTCTTTCATGCCCGCATATTTGAAGAAAAACAACAGTTCGACCTGGCGGACGTCGCCAACGAAATATCAAAAAAACTAATCCGCCGCCATCCTCATGTATTCGAAAAAAGCACAGAGCTAGACCAGGCCAGCCTGAGAGAACAGTGGAACCACATCAAAAATAAGGAAAAAACAAAAAAAGATGAAAGCCCGAACCTCTTTTCAGGGATCCCGACGAGTCTACCGGCGTTGGCCCGCGCCCGGAAAACGATGGAAAGGACAAACCCCAAAGATATAGAGGTTCAGCATCAAGAAAAAGCCTACAAGGAAGTGTCGCACGGCTTGAGCAGGCTTAAACTCGACGACCAGACACAAGCCGAGACCGAACTGGGCGAAATTCTTTTTTCCTTGGCTAAACTGTGCTACGTCTCAAAAATAGACCCGGAAGAGGCTCTCAGGAAGGCAACCAACCGCTACATGTCTTTTTATTTAAAATAA
- a CDS encoding FxsA family protein — protein MFIKLLLFFTLVPVIEVYVLFEAGRLIGLPLTITLIILTGIAGAYLAQSQGFQVLIDIRQSIEQGGLPAEGLAHAALILTGGILLLTPGFCTDLIGFILLTPLTRQILKDRIFKWLRNHLAERDI, from the coding sequence ATGTTTATAAAGCTTCTGCTATTCTTCACATTGGTACCAGTCATTGAGGTTTACGTTCTCTTTGAAGCAGGGAGGCTTATCGGGTTGCCGCTTACCATCACCCTTATCATCCTGACGGGGATAGCCGGAGCCTACCTGGCACAATCTCAAGGCTTCCAGGTTCTGATTGACATCCGCCAATCCATTGAGCAAGGTGGCCTGCCGGCCGAGGGTCTGGCCCATGCAGCCTTGATTCTCACCGGCGGGATACTCCTGCTTACGCCCGGGTTCTGTACAGACCTCATCGGCTTTATCCTGTTGACACCACTAACGCGCCAGATTCTTAAAGATCGGATATTTAAGTGGTTAAGGAACCACCTGGCGGAGAGAGAT